DNA from Rosa rugosa chromosome 6, drRosRugo1.1, whole genome shotgun sequence:
TGTGCTTTAGTTGTTGATATTCTTATTAGTTTTTTGCAAGTTATATTTTGGATGTACAAATGAAGCCATGACACAATTTGAATGTAAAAATGATGCCTTGAAATTTCAAATGCATCCAACACCTAATATGTAACTTTTCAAGTTACTTTGTACAGTATTGGCTGATAAGCATGTTAACATATATTTATGCTACTTAATTATTTACCTATTACTTGTTGTGGTGAAGACGTGAAGTGTTGATAATTATACttattaatttaaaattaattttcataTATGCTATATATTGGAGAAAAAAGTCTGCATGTCACCCAttctcaaaattaaaaattaatattttataaTTAGACACAAAATTAATTTTCACCAATATGATTGCACTCTTTGGCACCAAAATTTAAAAATGATTCAAAAATGGTGACAAACTATTTTCGTCACCAATAAAATCAAATttggggcaaaaaaaaaaatgggagcaaaataaaaaaaggataagATTTGAAAAAGAATGGGTCACGAAATATCAGAGATTGAGTGACAAAATTATTTCGTCACCCACACTCATTTTAGTGACGAACTTAACATTTCGTCACCTAATGGAATCAGTCACGCACTATAGGTGACGAAATTGGTGACGAACTTTTTTTGTCACGGACCTTTGGGTGACGAAATTTTCAAAATAGGTGACAAAAGTGGTTTGTCACTCATTGggtaaattctagtagtgaaccTTAACCTTTTTCTGCCAGAAAACAAAATCTCTCCTTTCTTCTCCTCCTAAAGCTTCTCTTAGCCCTATTTACGTCAGCCAATTTGCATGCCTTAATGCACCTAAAATCAAAGCCTCTGATCgaaaaatcttcttcatcaaagttggtCATTATTGTCTCTTCTATAACATATCCAAAAATGAGCGCGATCAGATATGTAATGAAGTCTGTACATCGATCTGAGTAGAGGTTGCTCAGAAATCAGCAGATTTCGAGTTTCAGCTTTTCTTTATCCGCTTACCCTATCAGGATTCCTCAAATTTCTTTGGCATTAATTCTATTAAGAGGTAACATCATTGTTCAGCTTATATTTCTTTCTCTCACTACCAATTTTAGAACTCAATATACTTTATTGAGTATCCTTCTCAATGAGGTCCTTTTGTTTTACCTTGCATGTTTTAAATTGGAAGTGGCATTCCTTGATATTTGACTGGGCTTGGCCAATTTCCGAGGAAATTATGACCCTCGAAGCTTATTCATTTTCGATGCCAAATAGTCGTCGGAATTAAATATTCTTATCGGAAATAGTTTTTTCCGACCACTACTATTCGTCGGAAATAAGTCCTTGGAAAAAAATGGATTGGCTAGCAACCAATTTTTTCCTACAAGCAACAAATTATTTCTAACAAACATCTTTTGTCGGAAATACTATTTGTCGTCGTTGAGGAGTAAGAATTTCCGACCACCGAAAAATTATTTACGACCATATCTGGCTGTCGGAAATATATCTTTTTCCGAGGGTTGGTCAGAAAAAGACTATTTCCGAGGACCACTGACGGCACCTAGCTGTCGGAAATAGTTTTTTCCGACCGGGAAAGTGGCTTTTCCGACCAAATCGCACCCTTGAAAATGACTACCGTTGTTGTAGTGAAACTCCGCCAAGCATGTTGGTGCCTTAAGAAGTTATGATGCTAAAAGAACTGCCAAGTGCAAAGAAGAAGTGAGGGAGGCCTTTGGgttccaaaatcaaaaactctaACTCAAAGAAAGTATCTGCTGATGTGGTCTTGTCTGTTTTGTACTCAGGTAAAccccctaaccctagctttaagGGCAAGGAAGAAATATAGGTAGGTGTGGTAGGGGCAGATGTCTTGCATTTTTCCATAGTTTATGGCtcactttaaataagtgagcgattagttcgaatatagatgGTCTGTTTCTATGCATCAGAGTAGTCCTCTTAATTACTACAatttcttgatctgtctagtcgAAGGCAGCAAAAaaatatgtaatggtcatcttgacatgtgattaatgaaatccacatttctttcaaaaataaaaaaataagtctGTACTATTGACCTGGAGACATGACCAATCTACTCCTCGCTGATTGATCTGGTCTATATATGTAACACAGAAGAGCCACACACTAGCTACTGGTTCATCAGAGTGGTGAACATGGAGATCACTATTATCTCCAGATATACTGCgaaaccatcttcttcttcacttcagcATCTAAAACCTCACAAACTTTCCCTCTTCGACCAGCTCACTCCCGCGACTTACGTCCCATTTATCTTGTTCTACCCCAACTCATCATTAACTACCAATCTTTCCCAGACCTTAGTCCACTTGAAGACCTCTCTATGCGAGACCCTCACTCTCTACTACCCAATTTCCGGCCGCATCAAGAACAACCTCTACATTTATGATTTCGACGCGGGTGTCCCATACCTCGAAGCCCGAGTCAATTGTCGCCTGCCTGAGTTTCTTAAGCTTCAAGAAACCCAGCTGCTAAACGACCTCCTTCCAGTTCTTCCATTCCGGAAGGAAACGGATCACTCAGATCTGCTTCCCTTGCTTGCTTGTCAAATCAATGTTTTCGCTTGCGGTGGATTGGCAATCTCTGCCTCCGTGTCTCACAAGATTTTCGATGGGGATACGGGATACGCTGTTCTCAAAACTTGGGCTTCTATTTTTCGCGGAGCTCGCGACGACATCGTACACCCTAATCTCTCCCAAGCCTCCCTGTTCTTCCCACCAAGAGATCCATTGCCTCAGAACTATCTGGATTTAATGGATAGCTTGTGGTTTAAGCGAAGCAATTATGTTTCAAAGAGATTTGTGTTTGATGCCAAATCCATAGCCACACTGCGAGCAAGATCGACGAGCGAAAACGTTCCCAAGCCCACACGTGTGGAGATACTAACTAGTTTTATCTGGAAACATGCAATGGCTGCTTCTAGGGCACTGTCATCCggtatatatatagaaatatatatatatatatatatatagaaatatatatatagatatagatatataggatttctatatatatatatagatatataggatctatatatatatagaaatatatatatatatatatatatatatatatatatatatatatatatatatatatatagaaatatatatatatatatatatatagaaatatataggatttttcttaggtaagcttatggaacggattttcagtttttggccacttttcgatcacatatttacatcttaaccattcagtttttaagtcctaatgtatagatcatctctgcaaaatttcagccaaaactgcaatttacacgaacgaaccgaatctgtcaaacaggaaccgttcgtgtatattgttgtaaattgcagttttgaatgccttaacgatcatcaatttggctgaaaatttgcagagatgatctatacattagaatctaaaaactgaacggttcagatatgaatatgtgataaaaaagtggccaaaaactggaaatccgtacctaaggatgtccttagccaagaaggatgtgtgtgtgtgtggtaaaggaagtgtatatatataattgcacTCAAAATTTTCTCCCACTTTTTGGTAATAGGTACTTCACCAAAGACATCCATAGTCGTTCATGCAGTGAACATGAGACCGCGAATGAATTCACAAATGCGATTGGATACTGTCATGATCGGAAATCTTTTTTGGTGGGCCGTAGCTGCCGCCGACGCTTCTGAGGCAGACGCTCATGACTTGCGTGACTTAGTGAACATAATTACGGAATCAATCAAGGGATTCGATAGTGAGCATTTGGAGAGTTTGCAAGGTGAAGATGGTGGATTCGGAACCATTTCTGAGTTTTNNNNNNNNNNNNNNNNNNNNNNNNNNNNNNNNNNNNNNNNNNNNNNNNNNNNNNNNNNNNNNNNNNNNNNNNNNNNNNNNNNNNNNNNNNNNNNNNNNNNNNNNNNNNNNNNNNNNNNNNNNNNNNNNNNNNNNNNNNNNNNNNNNNNNNNNNNNNNNNNNNNNNNNNNNNNNNNNNNNNNNNNNNNNNNNNNNNNNNNNGTTTTGTAATCAGCTTGAGGCTATGCTTTCCTCAGAAACACCGGATATCTATGCATTCACAAGCTGGGCTAGCTTTTTTAAACAGGTTGATTTTGGTTGGGGGAGTCCATTTTGGATCGGAACCATGGGGAAAGTCGGTCCTGCATTTAGAAATCTCACTGTGTTCGTCGAGAGACAATGGGATAGAGGCATTGAAGCATGGGTGAACTTGGAGGAAAACCAAATGGCTCTGTTAGAGAAAGACCCCCAGTTTTTAGCATTTGCTTCTCCAAATCCTGGAATATCAAGCATGTAACTGTCTATGTTTTATTTCGAAGTCAATAATTAAGGCTTAGAATACTAAGCTATCAAATTGTAATCGATTAATTTCTGGTTTATTACTGtgttaattaatcaattaataTCATTTGCATTCATGGATTTGTACTCAAGAAGTTAGATTGTTCTGACAAGTAATGGATGAAGACGTTGGTTGTTGCAGATTCATAGCAGTCAATAATAGATCAGTACGTACGTAGGGACGGATTATTAGCTAGCATGCACCAAATGCAGCTTCTAATAAATTTCAATATATGTATGTTTAATGACACCGTACGTAGCGTCAGAATTTTCAATTTGCATCAAGGCAATTAGCCATGTTCGGAGCTTAATAACTATCAAACATCTTGGTTAAGTGATTATGACCACTCGGTCCACTCTAGGATCTCGATCATTTCTTTTTTATGTTTACAGTTTACTCCAAAGAGGAGAGATTCTAACTTGATTGATATGAGATATATCGCTCGCGATTAGCTAGGGTTTCTCACTACATATTTCCATCATTCGAATGTTTAAGCTCTAAAACTCAGGCATACACACACCCGCGCGCACACAAATAAAGTTCAAATTAGTGATCCTCCAAACTAGCCTCAGCTATATATTGTTCAGAAATCTCGCAGTGTTCGTTGAGAGACAATGGGATGGGGGCATTGACGCTTGTGTGAACTTGGAGGAAAACCGATGGCTTTGTTAGAGAAAGACCCCCAGTTTTTTAGCATTTGCTTCTCCAAATCCTGGGATTTCAAGCATGTAACTCGATCTCTATGTTTTATTAAACAGGCTTAGAATATTATAAGCCATCaaattgtaatttgtaattaAGGGTCTAATTTCGAGTTCATTACTGTGTTAATTTTGCAATATCTTTTCCATTCACGGATTTTTACTCAAGAAATTAGATTTTTCTGACAAATTATAGAAGTAGATGTCGATTGTTGCAGTTTCATAGCAGTCAACGAAAGATCAGTACGTAGCTAGGTACGTATTGTTTGGTTGATAGCTAGCATGCATCACATGCAACTGTTAAATGACACCGTACGTACGTAGCATGCATCACATTAAGGCAATCAGGGGCAGATGCAACTGCTAAATGACACCGTACGTACGTACGTAGCATGCATCACATTAAggctgtaataccccgaaaaatctaaattaaattccgtggatttttagaattgatttcacgatagtgggagcgagtacgaggcttggagaagttgtggaattagttcgaacgattaattttcgaaaacgaacgttatttaggggctcgcgaaagttgactttttatacgttcaaaatttgggaaaacttccttcatgaaagttgtagagctcgtcgatacgatcgcgggcatatgcggaacgcaaaaatcggagttcgtatgaattagttatgattttttgaaaaagttttcaatttagtataaagcttccattttcggaaatttccgaaaatagtttcagaatttacaaaaatagaaaaaagctgCTGCAGCCCTCgtccccgccggaaatcgcctccgaTTTTCgtttggccatatcttcctcctccggccaccgatcctcaccaaacttcttccattggcttcgtatggtccttgcgcacctgtctgtggcagccttgtatggcggcacggcccctagcggcggcggcggcccggtttcgatttaagctcgattttggtcaacgccggttttctcctagctccggccaccaaaacttccgatccttggctccatgaactcccctcaacctgctgatcatcatactaggaggattgcacctagagtgaccggtttcacgttcgtcggagctcggtaagttttcaatccgaaacgaaaatctttcgatcggtatatctcgagctgtagtgcatcgttttgattgattcttgaaccagtgagttctccttgatgttcttaacaactctctagaagggatcgaagcctgaaattgaagttttgacgtcgaaatcaagccttgccggattctgcaaatttcgccggattctggaaattttccggccacctcgactgttttaggtaatttcaaccacttccggtcattttcagcttacatgatagttatgaaagttgttaagcatgatgagaggaagaggagcagcccggccccgacaccattggcggtggtcggcggcggctctgccctaactccggcgtcccttttccggccacctccgggggtcaaaaatatattttctgtgcatttttagattctatatttcaatacgatcatttcgatatattatacgcaatttttggatatcgtatgattaagttatgaatttttaagtttcgatcgatttcgatcgttagatttgtgatctgtgaagttaggaccgtcagatggacttgtagttttgatatgatgatcttatgactgtcccagtgactttgtgtggtcatgggcgaagatccgaccgttggatcttcgtataaatgcaaaacagtgattagcgaggcgattcgtgagaatccgtccgtcggattttcgtataaatttgtggagatgtttgtaaggacgattcaggaagatccaaccgttggatcttcgtgataattttggaggatgatcctgagggcgatccgtgaggatccgaccgttggatcatcgtataatttcgatccgaccgttggatcatcattaatttagaatccgaccgttggattgttgtatttgtatggtttttgaataaattgctaagttaagatcgtgttggattaggtgattgacggatcgatttggcggacaatttgtgaaattgttgttgagctgttaagaagatgcagctggattagaggtgagtaaaatcgcacatggttccttcatgaaccgaaatttagtgatttatattgaattataaaggtgtggaaaattgttttaagaaaataaagatttgttttgaaataatatgaacttgatcgactacggttcatagggctactactcacaggtaaggaaaatgaatttaagtataaaaatgaatttcttgtttttattgcatgtgaactatagatggtattagtagtcactcttgtgtaggtgattacgtatatatatatatatatatatatatttacgtgaaatatatattgaaagttatgacattgtgtgatgtattgagttgttcgtgataaagagtagttgagtaaagtgcgatagttgaaatgtgtagacaaattatatgttagtgtcaagtgttctcatcgtgtgtcgatgatggtgccaagtattctcatcgtgtgtcgatgattgtggcaagtgttctcatcgtgtgtcgatgaaagtgcccagtattttcatcgtgtgtcgatgattgtggcaagtgttctcatcgtgtgtcgatgaaagtgccaagtattttcatcgtgtgtcgatgattgtggcaagtgttttcatcgtgcgtcgatgatagtggcaggtgtcttcatcgtgtgtcgatgattatgacacgtattatcgtaagattgaaccttggccaaggtgacaggttacgattcagttagagctctagtctgtctgccatcatactgtttgagggataacctcaagtttttatgtgtctttgagtatgacatgctgcgtggaggggtttttataactatcatatacccttgagtatatattggaaagggaaagtttagttgtttggatgatcatggtgagatgtgagttgattgatgtttgaagtgacgttgtgcacttcaatttttatactaagaatcacttaaattgatttgttctttaaagtcgtgcaattccttgtttactcatacgggctgtcaaaagcttaccgggtttgtgttgttgcaatcccggtacactattcaaattgtgtagcgggtaatcctacaggtcaagagaatcaggacggagatcgagctgcgtagagtagctgcaattgtgtcaatctgaattgctttgtgagccggtgaggtgtgttatgctcatttagagctttacaatatttcttgtgagagtgaattgtaataattaactcgaagtTTACCGATTTGGAAATTTTGTGTAAGTGGTGgagttgtttctgagaaaagaattcagaacgtttatttgtttaagttgtttaattcatgtttcggattttgaatgtgttattcaaaattcggggcgtgacaaaggCAATCAGGGGCAGATGCAACTGCTAAATGACACTGTTCGTACGTACGTAGCATGCATCACATTAAGGCAATCAGGGGCAGATGCAACTGCTAAATGACACCGTTCGTACGTAGCATGCATCACATTAAGGCAATCAGGGGCAGAGCTATTTAAGGGCCTGAAGTGGCCATGGCACATGCCAAATTTTTGACTGCATATGTAATTGATGTTTGTAATCTAATTGAATCGAGTTTCGGTACACACAATTACTAATGTTGGCACCCTCCAAGTGATTGACTACATATCAAAATGTAATTATTTGATTATTGAATAAAGTTAGTACTCCTAATACACATACAAAACGTCGAGACAGTTGGGCTCAAGTAATTGAGTCCTATAATTATACAAAACAgctgttttaatttttttaatttcttttctgatagaattttttaaagtttttttttataattttttttaggaTTGAGAGAAAATTAAGTTGCCCCTCTAGTTTTCTTTGCAAATTTCTCTTCGTTTCTCGTCATCTCCGATCTTGGTTTACTCTTCATCTTCCTGGTCTGCCTGGGTAGTGAGGCATCTGTTCTGTTTGTGGTTGCTGGTGGTGGGGTTTCCTTGCAGGATGGTATTGGAGGCAatacctgaaccgtactagctttaaggcaattatcaatgccttaacgatcatcattttggctgaaaatttgcagagacgatctatacactggtacctaaaaactgaacggtccagatgtggatatgcgaccgaaaagtgacccaaaactcgaacttcacacgtaaattttcaaagcggagctccgctctggataggatctgcatatatatatatatatatatatatatatatatatatatatatatatatatatatatatcttaggttaggatatccttacctaagcttatggaacggatttccagtttttggctacttttcgatcacatattcacatcttaaccattcagtttttaggtcctaatatatagatcatctctgcaaaatttcagccaaattgatgatcgttaaggtatccaaaactgcaatttacacgaacgaaccgaatctgtcaaaccgtaaccgttcgtgtacattgttgtaaattgcagttttgaacgCCTTAaggatcatcaatttggctgaaatttggcagagatgatctatacgtTAGAATCTAAATACTGAACGGTttagatgtgaatatgtgatcgaaaagtggccaaaaactgaaaatccgtacctaagcttaggtTAGGATGTGCTTAGCCAAGAaggatatatgtgtgtgtgtgtttgagGTACTTAAAggaagtgtatatatataattgcacTCAAAATTTTCTCCCAACTTTTTGGTAATAGGTACTTCGATCACCAAAGACATCCATAGTCGTTCATGCAGTGAACATGAGACCGCGAATGAATTCACAAATGCGATCGGATACTGTCATGATCGGAAATCTTTTTTGGTGGGCCGTAGCTGCCGCCGACGCTTCTGAGGCAGACGCTCATGACTTGCGTGACTTAGTGAACATAATTAAGGAATCAATCAAGGGATTCGATAGTGAGTATTTGGAGAGTTTGCAAGGTGAAGATGGTGGATTCGGAACCATTTCTGAGTTTTGTAATCAGCTTGAGGCTATGCTTTCCTCAGAAACACCGGATATCTATGCATTCACAAGCTGGGCTAGCATTTTAAAACAGGTTGATTTTGGTTGGGGGAGGCCATTTTGGATCGGAGCCATGGGGAAAGTTGGTCCTGCATTTAGAAATCTCACTGTGTTCGTCGACAGACAATGGGATAGGGGCATTGAAGCATGGGTGAACTTGGAGGAAAACCAAATGGCTCTGTTAGAGAAAGACCCCCAGTTTTTAGCATTTGCTTCTCCAAATCCTGGAATATCAAGCATGTAACTGTCTATGTTTTATTTCGAAGTCAATAATTAAGGCTTAGAATACTAAGCTATCAAATTCTAATCGATTAATTTCTGGTTTATTACTGtgttaattaatcaattaatgTCATTTGCATTCATGGATTTGTACTCAAGAAGTTAGATTGTTCTGACAAGTAATGGATGAAGACGTTGGTTGTTGCAGATTCATAGCAGTCAATAATAGATCAGTACGTACGTAGGGACGGATTATTAGCTAGCATGCATCAAATGCAGCTTCTAATAAATTTCAATATATGTATGTTTAATGACACCGTACGTAGCGTCAGAATTTTCAATATGCATCAAGGCAATTAGCCATGTTCGGAGCTTAATAACTATCAAACATCTTGGTTAAGTGATTTATGACCACTCGGTCCACTCTAGGATCTCGATCATTTCCTTTTATGTTTACAGTTTACTCCAAAGAGGAGAGATTCTAACTTGATTGATATGAGATATATCGCTCGCGATTAGCTAGGGTTTCTCACTACATATTTCCATCATTCGAATGTTTAAGCTCTAAAACTCTAAAACTCAGGTATAcacgcgcgcgcgcacacaaaCAAAGTTCAAATTAGTGATCCTCCAAACTAGCGTCAGCTATATATTGTTCAGAAATCTCGCAGTGTTCGTTGAGAGACAATGGGATGGGGGCATGGACGCATGTGTGAACTTGGAGGAAAACCGATGGCGCTGTTAGAGAAAGACCCCCAGTTTTTTAGCATTTGCTTCTCCAAATCCTGGGATTTCAAGCATGTAACTCGATCTCTTTGTTTTATTAAACAGGCTTAGAATATTATAAGCCATCAAATTGTAATTTGTAAGGGTCTAATTTCGGTTCATTACTGTGTTAATTTTGCAATATCTTTTGCATTCATGGATTTTTACTCAAGAAATTAGATTTTTCTGACAAATAATAGAAGTAGATGTCGATTGTTGCAGTTTCATAGCATTCAACGAAAGATCAGTACGTAGCTAGGTACGTATTGTTCGGTTGATAGCTAGCATGCATGACATGCAACTGTTTAATGACACCGTACGTAATGTAGCATGCATCACATTAAGGCAATCAGGGCCAGAGCTATTTAAGGGCCTGAAGTGGCCATGGCACCCGCCACCCGCCAAATTTTTGACTGCATATGTAATTGATGTTTGCAATCTAGCTAGTTGAATCGAGTTTCTGTACAAACAATTACTAATGGTGTTGACTACATATCAAAATGTAATTGGTCTATCACATAGACCTGCTATCGaatttttttaagttttttttttttataattttttttttaggattgAGAGAAAATTAAGTTGGCCCTTTAGTTTTCTTTGCAAATTTCTCTTCGTTGCTCGTCATCTCCGATCTTGGTTTACTCTTCATCTTCCTGGTCTGCCTGGGTAGTGAGGCATCTGTTCTGTTTGTGGTTGCTGGTGGTGGGGTGTCCTTGCAAGATGGTATTGGAGTTAGGTTGGATGCTGTTCTCGAACTCGGGACTCTAATCTGGTGGAAGATCGGATTTTTGTGGCAGTTGGGCCTCGCTAGAGGCCTAGGGATGTGTTCCGGGAGAAAGTCGATCTCCGGAGGCCGTCTTTTGGTTTCGAGGTCGGATTTTGGCACATGGCGCTCTAGAAATGACAATGTCGTGCTTGGCTTCTCTAGTAGGCGTCGCTTTGCTAGGCTACTGGGCTTGTGATTTGGTGGCGTGGGATTGCCAGGGATGGTCGTTGCTTAGCTCGGCGGTGGATGGGGCATCGCTTTGCTGGGCTActgggctttagggttttccCTAAGTTAATGGGCTGGACTGTGTACCTGGTTTTGGACCCATTGGACTGGGCGTGGGCtcgagtttttcttttttatttagtttttgttAGAATTTCTCCTCTTTTGAGGGCTTTGAGAAATGTTGCCGAGAGTACCCACAAGGCCACAATTTAGATGCACATTTGACTTTTCATCATGGGTACTAGGGTAGTGTTGATTAATTTTGAATGAGCTACATTGTTGACTTCAAATTATTGAATTGTTTAGGTAACGATTTTTTTGACAACTCTACTGGAGTAAGTCGTTACGGGTAATTTCGCTTATTTATAAAAGAGTTGATTTATTACTATAAATTattcaccattttttttttttatgaaaaaacTTATATGTAAATTCTAAAATTTCAAGGCccagtctcaaaaaaaaaaaaaaaaaaatatttgagaCCCATACATTTGAAGGCCATGGGCACAGGCCTACTTTGCCTAGTCCCAAGGTCGAGTAatgttttctcatttttttatatattttttttcgatAAGAATTCAAAGCCTTTTGCATTACATAAGAAAGCTCTTCCACAGGTAGTAAACAGCTCGTCGCTTCCACAACTAAAAGTATATTCGAACTACACAAATACGTCAGTTAGCAAGGATTCCCTCTGAATACAACCATTATCTAATTGTAAGTCTCCAACCTCCAAGGTCGGGTATTGTTACAGACGTGGTGTTATTCTAACTCACTAACTTGTATATCCCAATTTTTTTCGGAGGCCCTTTCAGGTCCAGGAGAGGAGAATGGAGGTGTCCGTAGTCACTAACTTATAGTACTCCTCGAGTGACGACGACATTGTTGCTTCATATCGTCCCAAGTCTCAGACATCCAATGAAAATGTGTGTTCTCAAGAGGGTGGATGATGTTTGTACCAGCTCAACTTAGTGACTTCCAAATGTCAAAACCTTCTATCGTATGTAGACCTACCCAATTCTACTACCCAGTGTTTGCTCATGGAGATGAACAGATCGATGCATGGAGTGAAGTTGCTGGAATCGCTAAATCTAATAGCTAGGGGGCCATACTCGTGAACCTCGTCATCAACATTCCATCCTGGATGTGAAGGATGCGCATTTGCAGTGTAGTGGTTTTGCTATAAAAGGAAGACGTATATAACTTGCATCAGATGCTAAAATATAGAAAACAAAAGCCAAACGAAAATCCCTAGAGCAACTCGTAAGAGCTGGAAATCGCTATACGATCCCTCTtcaagggaagagagagagttgtTGATTTGCTTGTACTAGCTAGTTCTGTTTTCCAATGTCTGAACATCTTCCGTATCGTACGTACTGAGAATTGTCATTTTGTTTATGTTTGTTTCTGGGATAGATTGTGTATACAATCCTCATCACCCACACAAACCCGACGCCC
Protein-coding regions in this window:
- the LOC133716803 gene encoding stemmadenine O-acetyltransferase-like, which gives rise to MEITIISRYTAKPSSSSLQHLKPHKLSLFDQLTPATYVPFILFYPNSSLTTNLSQTLVHLKTSLCETLTLYYPISGRIKNNLYIYDFDAGVPYLEARVNCRLPEFLKLQETQLLNDLLPVLPFRKETDHSDLLPLLACQINVFACGGLAISASVSHKIFDGDTGYAVLKTWASIFRGARDDIVHPNLSQASLFFPPRDPLPQNYLDLMDSLWFKRSNYVSKRFVFDAKSIATLRARSTSENVPKPTRVEILTSFIWKHAMAASRALSSGTSPKTSIVVHAVNMRPRMNSQMRLDTVMIGNLFWWAVAAADASEADAHDLRDLVNIITESIKGFDSEHLESLQETPDIYAFTSWASFFKQVDFGWGSPFWIGTMGKVGPAFRNLTVFVERQWDRGIEAWVNLEENQMALLEKDPQFLAFASPNPGISSM
- the LOC133717350 gene encoding pelargonidin 3-O-(6-caffeoylglucoside) 5-O-(6-O-malonylglucoside) 4'''-malonyltransferase-like, with the protein product MRPRMNSQMRSDTVMIGNLFWWAVAAADASEADAHDLRDLVNIIKESIKGFDSEYLESLQGEDGGFGTISEFCNQLEAMLSSETPDIYAFTSWASILKQVDFGWGRPFWIGAMGKVGPAFRNLTVFVDRQWDRGIEAWVNLEENQMALLEKDPQFLAFASPNPGISSM